The genomic window CATCGCGATCTTCTCTTATCAGGATTTGTGGCGCTATTTCAAGCAATGTCACTGAACAGCCGAGCCGGTGAAAGGCCTGCGCAAGCTCGCATCCGAGCGGGCCGGCGCCCAAAACCGCCAACCGCGCCGGCCGCTCGTTCAGCGAAAAAACGGTTTCATTCGTAAGGAATCCAGCTTCGGCCAATCCCTCGACAGGCGGTTGAGTCGCTCTTGCCCCCGTAGCGATGACCGCTTTCTTGAACCGAAGTGTTTTTCCGTCGACCTCGATCGCGTTGGGGCCGGTGAATCTCCCTTGCCCCAGGAAAACGTCCACCCCCAACTTTCGGAACCGCTCCGCGGAGTCGTGCCGGCTGATCCGCGCTCGAATTCGCCGCATTCGCTCCATGACGGCCGGAAAATCAGCCTCTGTTGCGCCTTTAAGACGGATGCCGAACGAAGATGCGCCGCATATATCGGCCACGATCCGGGAAGAACGGATCACGCATTTGGAAGGGACACAGCCGACATTCAGGCAATCGCCGCCCATGAGATGTCTCTCCACCAGCGCGACTTTCGCGCCGAGACCCGCCGCTCCGGCGGCCGCCACCAGGCCGGCGGTTCCGGCGCCGATCACTACGAGGTTGTAGCGGCGGGCAGGCTCAGGATTCTTCCAATCAGGCGGATGAACATTGCGTACCAGGGCGGCATTATGCTCGTCTGCGGGGAGAACCTCAATTTTTCTGTCCATAAGCGGCCTCTTGTAACCGATTATTCCTGATTACCTGTGTTCGCCTCTTTTTCCCGGAGCTTTCGGCGCGCTGCCCGAACCAGGAACACGATGCCGATGGCTGCCGCCGCAAGTATGGCGACTAAAATCCACGGCACCCGTCCCTGAGAGACTGCCCGAGCGAAAACATCCGCTCCCACCACATAGAGCACTGTTCCGGGCAGCATGCACAGAAACGACCAAAACACGTACGTCCGGAATCGGACACGCGTAAGCCCAAAGCCGTAGTTGAGGAGATTGAACGGAAAGATCGGCGCCAGCCGCGTCAGCGCCACGATGATGGCGCCGTGCCTTTCAGTGAGCTGATCGATCCGCCGGAATTTCTCCTTCGTCGACAACCACCGGGCAACGGCATCCCGCGCAAAATAACGCGAAATGAGAAATGCGAGGCTCGCTCCAATGGTGGCGCCAAAGATGACTACGACGACGCCGACTACCGATCCAAATAGTGCGCCCGCGGTAACCGTAAGGGCCGACCCGGGAACAGCCGCTACAACTGCAGCAACATAGATAAGAACAAAAGCGGCCGGGCCCCATGCTCCTAAAGAACGAATCCATTCCCGCAGGAGAGCCAGCTTCTCACCGAGTCCGAAGACCCTGGCGAGCGCCAGCATCATCAGGATGAGAACAAGCAGGAAAATCGGCTTCCATAAATCCTTCTTTGGCTTTGGTTTATCTATTTCATTCATGATAGAGTACGCTTTTTTAATTTCTGAGGGTGCAACAACTGCATGGAAGTCATTAGAGCAATGCTCCTCCACATGACGAACCGGCCCCGGCCGTACAGCCAAAGCAATGGTCTCCGGTAACGATGCGGCGGGTTTTCAAGAGCTCCGGCTCAAACGAGCGGATATGATTCGGAGCGCCGTGGTTGACGGCGCACCCGAGGGCCAGGTTGAAATCGCAATCGTACAGGCTGCCGTCCCAGCCGACGCTGATCTGGCGCCGGCACATCAAACTGTCGAGCGTTGCAGGATTAAAAGAATCTTTCA from Candidatus Abyssobacteria bacterium SURF_5 includes these protein-coding regions:
- a CDS encoding TVP38/TMEM64 family protein, which produces MNEIDKPKPKKDLWKPIFLLVLILMMLALARVFGLGEKLALLREWIRSLGAWGPAAFVLIYVAAVVAAVPGSALTVTAGALFGSVVGVVVVIFGATIGASLAFLISRYFARDAVARWLSTKEKFRRIDQLTERHGAIIVALTRLAPIFPFNLLNYGFGLTRVRFRTYVFWSFLCMLPGTVLYVVGADVFARAVSQGRVPWILVAILAAAAIGIVFLVRAARRKLREKEANTGNQE